From the Oceanobacillus kimchii X50 genome, the window AAGAAGATAACAGGTAAAGGGAAAGTATCTGAGCAAGATGTAAAAGAAATGACAAGAGAAGTTCGTCTAGCTTTATTGGAAGCAGATGTAAACTTTAAGGTAGTTAAACAACTTATAGCACGAATTAAAGAGCGTGCAATTGGACAAGAGGTAATGGAAAGTTTAACTCCTGGCCAACAAGTTATAAAAGTAGTAAAAGATGAACTAACCCAATTAATGGGTGGCGAGCAAAGTAAAATTGCTGTTGCTGATCGTTCTCCTACAGTTATCATGATGGTTGGTTTGCAAGGTGCAGGTAAAACAACAACAACTGGAAAGCTTGCAAATCACCTACGTAAAAAACACAATCGTAATCCACTTCTAGTCGCGTGTGATGTTTACCGACCTGCTGCAATTAAGCAATTAGAAACATTAGGTACTCAGCTAGATATGCCTGTGTTCTCAATGGGAACGGAAGTGAATCCTGTTGATATTGCACATAAAGCGATTGAGCAAGCAAAGGAAGACCATCGTGACTATGTGATTATTGATACAGCTGGACGATTGCATGTAGATGAAAATTTAATGGATGAGTTACAGTCGATTAAAAATGATGTGAAACCTGATGAAATATTTCTTGTTGTCGACTCGATGACAGGTCAAGATGCAGTAAATGTAGCTGAAAGTTTTAATGAACAACTTGATATTACTGGAGTAGTGTTAACAAAACTTGATGGCGATACTCGTGGAGGGGCTGCGCTATCTATTAAGTCGGTTACGGATAAACCAATTAAATTTGCCGGTATGGGAGAGAAACTAGATCAATTAGAAGCTTTCCACCCTGAACGAATGGCTTCCCGTATTTTAGGTATGGGAGACGTATTATCGTTAATTGAAAAAGCACAAACAAATGTGGATGAGAAGCAAGCAAAAGAACTTGAAGAAAAAATGCGTACCATGTCCTTTACATTTGATGATTTCCTAGAACAGATGGGACAAGTAAAGCAAATGGGTCCACTGGATGAATTGATGGACATGATTCCTGGAGCAGGAAAAATGAAAGGATTAAAGAATGCACAATTTGATGAAAAACAACTTGGGCAGGTAGAAGCAATTATTCAATCGATGACAAAAAAAGAACGTCAAGAACCAAGTATTATTAACGGGAGTCGCCGTAAGCGTATCGCAAAAGGTTCAGGTACATCCGTTGCACAAGTGAATCGTTTACTCAAGCAATTCAATGAGATGAAAAAAATGATGAAACAAATGACCAATATGCAAAAAGGGAAAAAAGGAAAAGGCGGATTTAATTTTCCTTTCATGTAACTCTTGATTTATAGACGGTTATATACTAAAATAACCTTGTAATGGAAAAACACTTTACAGACTTTTATATTTCTGATAGAATTTAAACTTGTCAGGATAAAAGTTATTGCCTGTATTAATTACAACTAAGGCACTCGTCATTAAAAGCTGACGATTAAGCTGAGTTTAAAAATGAAAAACAATTTATTGGAGGTGCAAAAGCATGGCAGTAAAAATTCGTTTAAAACGTATGGGATCTAAAAGAAACCCATTTTATCGTATTGTAGTAGCTGATTCACGTTCTCCACGTGATGGTCGTTCCATTGAGCAAATTGGTACGTATAATCCGGTTGTGAATCCAGTAGAAGTTAAAATAGATGAAGAAAAAGCTCTTGATTGGATGTCAAAAGGCGCTAAACCAAGTGATACTGTTCGTAATCTATTCTCAAATGAAGGCATCATGAAAAAATTCCACGAACAAAAAAATTCAAAATAAGTAGTGTGATATCATGAAAGCCCTAATAGAATCGATTGTTGCCTCGTTAGTTGATTATCCGGAAGAAATTGTTATTAATAAGACGGAGGAAGAATCCAAAGTCGTGTATCATTTAACAGTGCACCCGGATGATGTAGGAAAAGTAATTGGTAAGAACGGTCGAATTGCTAAAGCGATTCGAACAGTTGTTTATGCTGCAAAAACGGAAGGTAATAAACGTATTTATTTGGATATTATGTAAAGGGAAAGTTGACCCAAATATTGGGTTCTTCTTTCCCTTTTTACACTTCAGTTTCAGTTCAGTGATTAAAGTAATTGAGTTTATTTCATACTACGTTTAAAATGTTAAGATCAGGATTTCTTACAATATATATTAATATGAATGGATTTGTTTTGCCTATATAATAATGTTTGTACTTATACCTTGTGATAATATTTTGTGAAATAGAAAAATCTATTAGTGTAGGGTAGGAGCTGTAGTTGTTGTGAAAATAGTAAAGAAAATTACAGTAAAACAAGTCGTTACCGAAACAAGTAAACAACGTATATACCAAGGCTTTTATAATCATAAATTGCGTCTTGAACAAGAGTGTCAACAGTTAAAGTTTGAAAAGCGCAAGTTACAGCATAAAGCTTCTGTAAATCCTCAAGAGATAGAAGATCGATTTGAACAAGAAATTAACAATCGAAAAGAAAAGATAAAACTTCTTGATTTTAAAATCGAACAACTTAATGAAATCCAAATTGGAAGTGAAATTATTGAAGATGAGGTTGAAGCTCTTGTTGAGGTCGAAGTTGGTACAAATTGGAGTAAACTAATGAAGGAACAAGCAATTATTATTAAAGATGATAAGGTTATACGTATTGATGAATAAAGCAGGTGATTAAAAATGAGTGAAGGTAAGTTTAACATAGGAAAAATTGTAAATACTCATGGTATACGTGGTGAAGTGAAAGTTGTTCGAATTACAGATTTTGAAGACAGATTCTCCTCAGGTAATACAGTGTATTTACAAGATAATCAGGGGGAATATAAGCCATTAGTAATTGCTACACATCGAGTCCATAAAGGGTTTGATCTTTTACAGTTTAAAGGCTATAAAAATATTAATGAAGTTGAAGCTTTTAAGGGATTGATGTTATCCATTGATGAAGATCAATTAACTGATTTGGAAGAAGGAGCGTACTATTATCATGAAATAGTAGGCTGTAAAGTATTTACAACTGATGGAGAGGAATTAGGAAAAGTAAAAGAAATACTCTCCCCTGGAGCAAATGATGTATGGGTTGTACAACGTATAAATGCGAAAGATTTGTTAATCCCATATATTGAGCAGGTTGTGAAAGAAGTAGATAATGAAAACAAAATAATCAAGATTCAATTAATGGAAGGAATGCTTGATTAATGCATATTGATATATTGACATTATTTCCAGAAATGTTCCATGGCGTATTTCAGTCCTCCATTTTGAATAAAGCAGTAGAACGACAACAATTTACTTACGAACTTGTGAATTTTAGAGAGTATAGCAAGAATAAACATCAAAAAGTGGATGATTACCCCTATGGTGGCGGAGCAGGAATGGTACTGACTCCTCAGCCAATTTTTGATGCGGTTGAGGCAGTAAAAAGTAAGCGAAATTCAAATCCTAGGGTTATTTTAATGTGTCCACAGGGTGAAACATTAACACAACAAAAATCCGAAGAACTAGCAAAAGAAGATCATTTAATTTTTATTTGTGGACATTATGAAGGTTATGATGAGCGGATTAGAGAGCACATCGTTACCGATGAAATATCAATTGGTGATTATGTTCTAACTGGAGGAGAATTAGGGGCGATGGTAGTAGTAGATAGTGTGGTTCGACTATTACCTGATGTACTTGGAAACCAACAATCTGCCCCACAGGATTCGTTTTCTACAGGCCTTTTGGAACATCCTCATTATACAAGACCAGCCGATTTCAGAGGGTATAAAGTACCGGATGTATTACTTTCCGGGAATCATGCTAATATTTCCTCCTGGAGAAGAAAACAATCGCTTCTTCGAACATGGAATCGTCGTAAGGATTTATTGGATAACATGGAATTGACTGATGAAGACAAAAAAACGTTAAAGAATGATAAATCCGATGAAATTTTGTAAATAGCTAGTTGAACAATCTATTTTGTTATGGTATATTAATAATTGTGCTTATGTGCGTATAAGTACGATAAACGATGTTCCGCTGTCCTTACTTGTTCATGAGCATTAGTTTGGAAGGAGTGAAAGTCATGCAACAATTAATCGCTGACATTACAAAAGATCAATTACGTACGGATCATCCTGATTTTCGACCTGGTGATACTTTAAAAGTACACGTAAAGGTTGTTGAGGGTAACCGTGAGCGTATTCAGGTGTTTGAAGGTGTTGTAATTAAACGCCAAAACGGTGGAATTAGCGAAACATTTACAGTAAGAAAGATTTCTTACGGTGTAGGTGTGGAACGTACATTGCCATTACATTCACCAAGAATTGATAAAATTGAAGTTTCTCGTCGCGGTATCGTACGTCGTGCGAAACTTTACTATCTACGTAATCTACGTGGAAAAGCAGCTCGTATTAAAGAACGTCGATAAGAGTCGAGCAAACAAGGATAAACGAAAGAAAGGAGCTTTGCTATTGATAGCAGAAGCTCCTTTTTACATATCTATTATATTTGAGTTGTCTAGAAACACATATTTAGCTTACAATATATAGTAGAAAGATAAGACACGGAGGGGACTGGATGGCTAGGGATAAAGAAAATAAAAAGAAAAACGAATGGTTAGATTGGATTAAAGCACTATTATTAGCTTTTGGACTAGCATTCCTTGTAAGAATGTTCCTATTTGCACCAATAATAGTTGAAGGGCCGTCGATGTTCCCGACGTTGCATGACCGTGATCAAATGATTGTCAATAAGTTATCTTATACAATTGGTGAACCAGAACGGTTTGATATTGTTGTGTTTCACGCACCTACCCAAAAAGATTTTATTAAAAGAATAATCGCTTTACCTGGGGAACATGTAGCTGTAGAAGATAATACGTTGTACATTAATGGAGAAGAAGTAGAAGAGCCATTTCTAAATGAACAAAAAGAGAACTTGCAATCTTACCAAACACTTACAAATGATTTTACGCTGGAACAGCTTCCAGGAAATTATGATGTAGTACCAGAAGGACATGTTTTTGTATTAGGAGATAATCGTAGTAATTCA encodes:
- the ffh gene encoding signal recognition particle protein, coding for MAFEGLADRLQSTIKKITGKGKVSEQDVKEMTREVRLALLEADVNFKVVKQLIARIKERAIGQEVMESLTPGQQVIKVVKDELTQLMGGEQSKIAVADRSPTVIMMVGLQGAGKTTTTGKLANHLRKKHNRNPLLVACDVYRPAAIKQLETLGTQLDMPVFSMGTEVNPVDIAHKAIEQAKEDHRDYVIIDTAGRLHVDENLMDELQSIKNDVKPDEIFLVVDSMTGQDAVNVAESFNEQLDITGVVLTKLDGDTRGGAALSIKSVTDKPIKFAGMGEKLDQLEAFHPERMASRILGMGDVLSLIEKAQTNVDEKQAKELEEKMRTMSFTFDDFLEQMGQVKQMGPLDELMDMIPGAGKMKGLKNAQFDEKQLGQVEAIIQSMTKKERQEPSIINGSRRKRIAKGSGTSVAQVNRLLKQFNEMKKMMKQMTNMQKGKKGKGGFNFPFM
- the rpsP gene encoding 30S ribosomal protein S16, with translation MAVKIRLKRMGSKRNPFYRIVVADSRSPRDGRSIEQIGTYNPVVNPVEVKIDEEKALDWMSKGAKPSDTVRNLFSNEGIMKKFHEQKNSK
- a CDS encoding KH domain-containing protein, with protein sequence MKALIESIVASLVDYPEEIVINKTEEESKVVYHLTVHPDDVGKVIGKNGRIAKAIRTVVYAAKTEGNKRIYLDIM
- a CDS encoding YlqD family protein, with protein sequence MKIVKKITVKQVVTETSKQRIYQGFYNHKLRLEQECQQLKFEKRKLQHKASVNPQEIEDRFEQEINNRKEKIKLLDFKIEQLNEIQIGSEIIEDEVEALVEVEVGTNWSKLMKEQAIIIKDDKVIRIDE
- the rimM gene encoding ribosome maturation factor RimM (Essential for efficient processing of 16S rRNA), whose amino-acid sequence is MSEGKFNIGKIVNTHGIRGEVKVVRITDFEDRFSSGNTVYLQDNQGEYKPLVIATHRVHKGFDLLQFKGYKNINEVEAFKGLMLSIDEDQLTDLEEGAYYYHEIVGCKVFTTDGEELGKVKEILSPGANDVWVVQRINAKDLLIPYIEQVVKEVDNENKIIKIQLMEGMLD
- the trmD gene encoding tRNA (guanosine(37)-N1)-methyltransferase TrmD, which produces MHIDILTLFPEMFHGVFQSSILNKAVERQQFTYELVNFREYSKNKHQKVDDYPYGGGAGMVLTPQPIFDAVEAVKSKRNSNPRVILMCPQGETLTQQKSEELAKEDHLIFICGHYEGYDERIREHIVTDEISIGDYVLTGGELGAMVVVDSVVRLLPDVLGNQQSAPQDSFSTGLLEHPHYTRPADFRGYKVPDVLLSGNHANISSWRRKQSLLRTWNRRKDLLDNMELTDEDKKTLKNDKSDEIL
- the rplS gene encoding 50S ribosomal protein L19; this translates as MQQLIADITKDQLRTDHPDFRPGDTLKVHVKVVEGNRERIQVFEGVVIKRQNGGISETFTVRKISYGVGVERTLPLHSPRIDKIEVSRRGIVRRAKLYYLRNLRGKAARIKERR
- the lepB gene encoding signal peptidase I, with the translated sequence MARDKENKKKNEWLDWIKALLLAFGLAFLVRMFLFAPIIVEGPSMFPTLHDRDQMIVNKLSYTIGEPERFDIVVFHAPTQKDFIKRIIALPGEHVAVEDNTLYINGEEVEEPFLNEQKENLQSYQTLTNDFTLEQLPGNYDVVPEGHVFVLGDNRSNSTDSRMIGVVPMEELVGEASFVYWPFDRIHLIGKGE